Proteins encoded in a region of the Fundulus heteroclitus isolate FHET01 chromosome 2, MU-UCD_Fhet_4.1, whole genome shotgun sequence genome:
- the LOC105924162 gene encoding stonustoxin subunit beta-like, whose amino-acid sequence MVTFPEIQISKDKPLQERLSGCLISEDGCASLASALSSNPSHLKELDLTYNHPGDKGVKLLSARQKDPLCKLEDLRVKPAGARWLTLGLKKYFCQLTIDTNTVSKELKMSENNKKVTNGEGLQCYPSHSERFDVPQLLCRTGLTGRCYWEVEWKGKVNVSVSYRRIRRKGDGEACSFGWNDQSWSLICSLDGYYIMHNNTRTFISSSSSSSSSSSSSSSSGRVAVYVDCPAGILSFYRVSSDSLIHLYTFNTTFNYPLFPGFGFWRSSSGSSVVLCRTESK is encoded by the exons ATGGTTACATTCCCTGAAATACAGATCAGCAAGGACAAGCCCCTGCAGGAGCG TTTATCAGGCTGTCTGATCTCAGAGGATGGCTGTGCTTCTTTGGCTTCAGCTCTgagctccaacccctcccatctgaaagagttggacctgaCTTACAATCATCCTGGAGACAAaggagtgaagctgctgtcAGCTAGACAGAAAGATCCACTCTGCAAACTGGAAGATCTCAG GGTAAAGCCTGCTGGAGCCCGATGGTTGACACTAGGTCTAAAaaagt atttCTGTCAACTCACAATTGACACAAACACAGTCAGCAAAGAGCtcaaaatgtctgaaaacaacaagaaggtGACAAATGGGGAGGGGTTGCAGTGTTATCCTTCTCATTCAGAGAGATTTGATGttcctcagctgctgtgtagaactggtctgactggtcgctgttactgggaggtcgagTGGAAAGGAAAAGTTAATGtatcagtgagttacagaagaatcCGGAGGAAAGGAGATGGTGAAGCCTGTTCGTTTGGATGGAATGATCAGTCCTGGAGTCTTATATGCTCTCTCGATGGTTACTATATAATGCATAATAACACACGAAccttcatctcctcctcctcctcctcctcctcctcctcctcctcctcctcctcctctggcaGAGTAGCAGTCTATGTGGATTGTCCTGCTGgcattctgtccttctacagagtctcctctgactcactgatccacctctacaccttcaacaccacattcaaCTATCCTCTTTTTCCTGGGTTTGGGTTTTGGAGGTCcagttctggttcctcagtgGTTTTGTGCAGAACTGAGTCTAAATAG